One Micromonospora eburnea genomic region harbors:
- the mads7 gene encoding methylation-associated defense system protein MAD7 codes for MGLRQQDTDFRYPGISYIDYKLLDMDRVLTAFLMRLNHGGAPSRVSRSADLTVDHYAEEMSKKEENRHLFEGFDEETTRRWVESHLIDMVNRGKPTQKIAGLRPLYGYTYRLRNARHSRSYGADEHLYELLRHASAGRDGDTLRLLREFFFPDLSGALGPLTATADVDVETQALISLVEAVKNQVTDTRDNRVRMSYPPLLPDAAKLLADDVVRLLYHRRYIPRSVMIDYLKILFAFHLGLYHLRLLKALPALTAGQIPESQHGFFLDVGGTPNSSTARLAERSAQTWYARIPDFVQSTYLVKKLDDFARHLQRRGKRVSGAEGPVPVADLLRLLGPSWTKDRDAFGTFKLTALLESTAADDHEREIREIIDLGLDDFTTYVEIVTAYKVNFHRKYLTECLDALLLKNRSGAMIAQPRRGRRRFVLDGRLLEVLLQIALLTPAPGGGMHTAELRVDEFLTILRDRYGLYVDRLPPGDGFDRAAITDHTALRANLNAFIGRLREIGFYSDLSDAYLSQTITPRYVVSTDGTTR; via the coding sequence ATGGGGCTGAGGCAACAGGACACCGATTTCCGCTATCCCGGAATCAGCTACATCGACTACAAGCTGCTCGACATGGATCGGGTGCTGACCGCCTTCCTTATGCGACTCAACCACGGCGGCGCGCCCAGCCGGGTCTCCCGCAGTGCGGACCTCACTGTCGACCACTACGCCGAGGAGATGAGCAAGAAAGAGGAGAACCGGCACCTCTTCGAAGGTTTCGACGAGGAGACCACCCGGCGGTGGGTGGAGAGTCACCTGATCGACATGGTGAACCGCGGCAAGCCGACCCAGAAGATCGCCGGACTCCGGCCGCTGTACGGCTACACCTACCGGCTGCGCAACGCCCGGCACTCCCGTTCCTACGGAGCCGACGAACACCTCTACGAACTGCTCCGGCACGCGTCGGCCGGCCGCGACGGCGACACCCTGCGGTTGCTGCGCGAGTTTTTCTTCCCTGACCTAAGTGGTGCGCTCGGTCCGCTTACCGCGACGGCCGACGTCGACGTGGAGACTCAGGCGCTGATCAGCCTCGTGGAGGCGGTCAAGAACCAGGTTACCGACACCCGGGACAACCGGGTACGGATGTCGTACCCGCCGTTGCTGCCGGACGCGGCGAAACTCCTCGCCGACGACGTGGTTCGGCTGCTTTACCACCGGCGATACATCCCCCGAAGCGTCATGATCGACTACCTGAAGATCCTCTTCGCCTTCCATCTGGGGCTCTACCACCTGAGGCTACTCAAGGCCCTACCGGCACTCACCGCCGGTCAAATCCCCGAATCCCAGCACGGCTTCTTCCTCGACGTGGGCGGGACGCCGAACAGTTCGACGGCGAGGCTCGCCGAGCGCAGCGCCCAGACCTGGTATGCACGGATCCCGGACTTCGTCCAGTCCACCTACTTGGTCAAGAAGCTCGACGACTTCGCCCGGCATCTCCAACGGCGCGGCAAGCGGGTCAGCGGCGCGGAGGGACCGGTGCCGGTGGCCGACCTGCTCCGTCTGCTCGGTCCGAGCTGGACCAAGGATCGGGACGCCTTCGGCACCTTCAAGTTGACCGCGCTGTTGGAGAGCACGGCGGCGGACGACCATGAGCGGGAGATCAGGGAAATCATCGATCTCGGGCTCGACGATTTCACCACGTACGTCGAGATCGTTACCGCCTACAAGGTCAACTTTCACCGCAAGTACCTTACTGAATGCCTCGACGCGCTGTTACTGAAGAACCGCTCGGGCGCGATGATCGCCCAGCCTCGCCGGGGGCGACGGCGCTTCGTCCTCGACGGTCGGCTACTCGAGGTGCTGTTGCAGATAGCCCTGCTCACACCGGCACCAGGCGGTGGAATGCACACCGCCGAACTCAGGGTCGACGAGTTCCTCACGATCCTCCGGGACCGCTACGGTCTGTATGTGGACCGGCTACCACCCGGAGACGGCTTCGACCGGGCGGCGATCACCGATCACACCGCCCTACGCGCCAACCTGAACGCTTTCATAGGCAGGCTGCGGGAGATCGGCTTCTACTCCGACCTCTCGGATGCCTACCTAAGCCAGACAATAACCCCACGGTACGTGGTGAGCACGGACGGGACGACGCGGTGA
- the mads6 gene encoding methylation-associated defense system protein kinase MAD6, with product MAQIVGGGPPVNDAERKAIALLRKHAPAEWSVLHNIEVRGRAGIFEVDLVVITPHAVWLVDVKGTSGRIEVAGARWYPSRRDAFGSPAAKLRQHARVVADLLRRQRPELNRVYVGALVVLTADNAKLIDPVGNDAEDTVTLPDLVGALGDLARVRTGFPRDIRGHHPAIIAALHGIVDLPTGPQRFGNWEVRERLGGDDVITEYRAVNSATRHSGDSALLRVYRADPFLPEEERRAEERQIANAYDALNRMGGHPCVVGRRDFFPIEDGSAFVLVLDDVAGQPLRTYLDNPRAALAADAKLRVVVDVLRGLAHAHRNRVVHRALSPTTVLVTESGRALLTGFDYARPAGPPRDPTVLRLLVDALDEQYVAPECQAHPEKMTTASDVYAAGVIAYRVLTGELPFTSSTDQFERGSVLPDAPMAEAGLPAGLSALLKRMCARAPSGRPSADEALDEMQAALGRRREPPTPPSADPAGPGGADEPDFWHLPEGYPLTPKYTVRRRLGRGQSSVAYQVYDDLAGADRAVKLVLRDRESVIERLRHEYKILIGLPPHPNVVKVEVADYLHGRQIPYLAFEYVEGRDVKTLLADRSLGPADAVALACDVARGLAFLHQHGVYHCDIKPANLYWSERGAKIIDFNIALHSESTLSPPGGTPRYVAPDLRGHRHLDQADLADRDVYALGVTLYELLTGGGYPWDAAQPVPGEPPRDPRSFIGLGDLADPLAEVVRRAIAPRRSDRYGTAERFLAALHEIREIRTVSPPPPVPEPAPETTGANPFVDYLQTLYSQSVRSNAGTRGKDTQKLYVETALDDRLRPAVLSGDHDLVIITGNAGDGKTAFLERLAEQAAERGAVTGPPRSNGVDFQLPGGRWCRINYDGSQDEGDTTNDEVLQSFFAPFAGADATDWPQDETRLIAINEGRLVDFLTTEEKAYPKLADLVRAGLQGKPTAARTVVVNLNRRSLLAPTSELQESIFDRLLIRLTDERYWSACGGCALERTCYARHNAITFAHPTAGPQIRERLRDLYRLADLRGRLHMTMRDLRSAFAYMLTSGRNCASIHQLYAANDTDAILDSHYFTSYGGPPGGQDRLLRLLREVDLASAPAPALDRQLDYFGPAAGRALVTVDGRGDQDQRLLARLAEHLTRSSAPEQDDRAAHRRYVAAARRRFYFESLDQRRSRGLLPYRGADRLLTLLKNPESVGERLDELVDAINRSEGLTDPRQLGDVLALRLRQVPGETIRSYRLFPKERLALSVGDEPSNPYLESQPDALVLRYHGEVGHRAQLRLRLDLFELLHRLGVGYLPGEADQQGLYLGLTIFKNELSAAPYQEILLASARGELSRVRREPDGLLVMHRGEATGGR from the coding sequence ATGGCACAAATCGTCGGTGGCGGTCCCCCGGTCAACGACGCAGAACGCAAGGCCATCGCCCTGCTGCGAAAGCATGCCCCCGCCGAGTGGTCCGTTCTGCACAACATCGAAGTGCGCGGCCGGGCCGGCATCTTCGAAGTCGACCTCGTGGTGATCACACCGCACGCAGTATGGCTGGTCGATGTGAAGGGCACCTCCGGGCGGATCGAGGTCGCCGGCGCGCGGTGGTATCCGTCCCGGCGGGACGCCTTCGGCTCTCCGGCCGCCAAGCTGCGGCAGCACGCCCGGGTGGTCGCCGATCTGCTGCGCCGGCAGCGCCCTGAGCTTAATCGGGTCTACGTCGGCGCGCTCGTGGTGTTGACGGCCGACAACGCGAAGCTGATCGACCCGGTCGGCAACGACGCCGAGGACACCGTCACCCTGCCCGACCTGGTCGGAGCACTGGGCGACCTGGCCCGCGTGCGTACCGGCTTTCCCCGTGACATACGAGGCCATCACCCGGCGATCATCGCCGCCCTGCACGGCATCGTCGACCTGCCCACCGGCCCGCAGCGCTTCGGTAATTGGGAGGTGCGAGAGCGGCTCGGCGGTGACGACGTCATCACTGAGTATCGGGCGGTAAACTCCGCCACTCGCCACTCAGGGGACAGCGCCCTGCTCCGGGTCTACCGGGCAGACCCGTTCCTGCCAGAGGAGGAGCGGCGGGCCGAGGAGCGCCAGATCGCCAACGCCTACGACGCGCTCAACCGGATGGGCGGCCACCCGTGCGTCGTGGGACGACGGGACTTTTTTCCCATCGAGGACGGCAGCGCGTTCGTTCTCGTCCTCGATGACGTGGCCGGACAGCCGCTCCGCACGTACCTGGACAATCCCCGGGCCGCGCTCGCGGCGGACGCGAAGCTTCGCGTGGTGGTCGACGTACTGCGCGGTCTCGCCCACGCCCACCGCAACCGAGTCGTCCACCGGGCGCTCAGCCCCACCACCGTGCTGGTCACCGAGAGCGGGCGAGCGCTGCTGACCGGCTTCGACTATGCCCGTCCGGCCGGGCCGCCTCGCGACCCCACCGTGCTACGGCTCCTCGTCGACGCGCTCGACGAGCAGTACGTGGCCCCCGAGTGCCAGGCGCACCCGGAAAAGATGACCACCGCCTCCGACGTGTACGCGGCGGGTGTGATCGCGTACCGGGTACTCACCGGGGAGTTGCCCTTCACGTCCTCCACCGACCAGTTCGAACGCGGCAGCGTCCTCCCCGACGCCCCGATGGCGGAAGCCGGGCTCCCGGCGGGGCTCAGCGCGCTGTTGAAGCGGATGTGTGCGCGGGCCCCGTCGGGCCGGCCCAGCGCCGACGAGGCGCTCGACGAGATGCAGGCGGCACTTGGGCGGCGTCGGGAACCACCGACGCCGCCCTCGGCCGACCCCGCAGGCCCCGGCGGAGCAGACGAGCCGGACTTCTGGCACCTGCCGGAAGGGTATCCGCTGACCCCGAAGTACACGGTGCGCCGCCGGCTGGGGCGCGGCCAGTCCAGCGTGGCGTACCAGGTCTACGACGACCTGGCCGGGGCCGACCGGGCGGTGAAGCTCGTGCTCCGGGACCGGGAGTCGGTGATCGAACGGCTCCGGCACGAGTACAAGATCCTGATCGGCCTGCCGCCGCACCCGAACGTGGTCAAGGTCGAGGTCGCCGACTACCTGCACGGCCGGCAGATCCCCTACCTCGCCTTCGAGTACGTCGAGGGGCGGGACGTCAAGACGTTGCTCGCCGACCGCTCGTTGGGCCCGGCCGACGCGGTGGCGCTCGCCTGCGACGTGGCGCGTGGCCTGGCTTTCCTGCACCAGCACGGCGTCTACCACTGCGACATCAAGCCCGCCAACCTCTACTGGAGCGAACGCGGTGCGAAGATCATCGACTTCAACATCGCCCTGCACAGCGAATCCACCCTGTCGCCGCCCGGCGGTACCCCCCGGTACGTCGCCCCGGACCTGCGTGGTCACCGTCACCTCGACCAAGCCGACCTCGCCGACCGGGACGTCTACGCGCTCGGCGTGACGCTCTACGAGTTGCTGACCGGCGGTGGCTACCCCTGGGACGCTGCACAACCCGTCCCCGGGGAGCCACCGCGTGATCCACGTAGCTTCATCGGCCTCGGTGATCTGGCCGATCCGCTCGCCGAGGTGGTCCGCCGGGCGATCGCACCGCGTCGTAGCGATCGCTACGGCACCGCCGAGCGGTTCCTCGCCGCCCTCCACGAGATCCGGGAGATCCGGACGGTGTCGCCACCGCCGCCCGTTCCGGAGCCGGCCCCGGAGACCACCGGCGCGAACCCCTTCGTCGACTACCTTCAGACGCTCTACAGCCAGAGCGTCCGCAGCAACGCCGGCACCCGAGGCAAGGACACCCAGAAGCTGTACGTGGAGACCGCGCTGGACGACCGCCTTCGTCCGGCGGTGCTCAGCGGCGACCACGACCTGGTGATCATCACCGGGAACGCGGGCGACGGCAAGACGGCGTTCCTGGAAAGACTCGCCGAGCAGGCCGCCGAGCGGGGCGCGGTAACCGGTCCGCCGCGCTCCAACGGCGTCGACTTCCAGCTTCCTGGCGGTCGCTGGTGTCGGATCAACTACGACGGCAGCCAGGACGAGGGTGACACCACCAACGACGAGGTGCTCCAGTCGTTCTTCGCGCCCTTCGCAGGCGCGGACGCGACGGACTGGCCGCAGGACGAGACACGGCTCATCGCCATCAATGAGGGCCGGCTGGTCGACTTCCTGACCACCGAGGAGAAGGCGTACCCGAAGCTGGCCGACCTGGTCCGCGCCGGGCTGCAGGGCAAGCCGACCGCGGCGCGGACCGTGGTGGTCAACCTCAACCGGCGCAGCCTGCTCGCCCCGACCTCCGAACTCCAGGAGTCGATCTTCGATCGGTTGTTGATCCGGCTCACCGACGAACGGTACTGGTCGGCGTGCGGCGGGTGCGCGCTGGAGCGAACCTGCTACGCGCGGCACAACGCGATCACCTTCGCGCACCCCACCGCCGGCCCGCAGATCCGGGAACGGCTGCGTGACCTCTACCGGCTCGCCGACCTGCGCGGCCGGCTGCACATGACCATGCGGGACCTCCGGTCGGCCTTCGCGTACATGTTGACCTCCGGGCGGAACTGCGCCTCGATCCACCAGTTGTACGCGGCCAACGACACCGACGCGATCCTCGACTCGCACTACTTCACGAGCTACGGGGGCCCGCCGGGCGGGCAGGACCGCCTCCTGCGACTGCTTCGGGAGGTCGACCTGGCCAGCGCCCCGGCTCCCGCGCTCGACCGACAGTTGGACTACTTTGGTCCGGCGGCGGGCCGGGCGTTGGTGACCGTCGACGGACGTGGCGACCAGGATCAGCGGCTCCTTGCCCGGCTCGCCGAGCACCTCACCCGAAGTTCGGCACCGGAGCAAGACGATCGGGCGGCACATCGCCGGTACGTCGCGGCGGCCCGCCGCCGGTTCTACTTCGAGAGCCTCGACCAGCGTCGGTCCCGCGGCCTCCTGCCGTACCGGGGCGCGGACCGACTGCTGACCCTGCTCAAGAACCCCGAAAGCGTGGGGGAACGGCTGGACGAGCTGGTGGATGCAATCAACCGAAGCGAGGGGCTCACCGATCCGCGACAACTCGGGGACGTACTGGCCCTGCGGCTGCGTCAGGTGCCCGGGGAGACGATCCGCAGTTACCGGCTCTTTCCAAAGGAGCGACTCGCCCTCTCCGTCGGCGACGAGCCGAGCAATCCGTACCTGGAGAGCCAACCCGACGCCCTCGTGCTCCGCTACCACGGTGAGGTCGGTCATCGGGCACAGTTGCGGCTCCGGCTCGACCTCTTCGAGCTGCTGCATCGGCTGGGGGTGGGCTACCTGCCGGGAGAGGCCGACCAGCAGGGACTCTACCTGGGATTGACGATCTTCAAGAACGAGTTGTCCGCCGCGCCGTACCAGGAGATCCTGCTCGCCTCCGCCCGCGGTGAGCTGAGCCGGGTCCGGCGGGAGCCAGACGGGCTGCTCGTCATGCATCGCGGCGAAGCGACGGGGGGCCGGTAA
- the mads8 gene encoding methylation-associated defense system ATP-binding protein MAD8 — protein MSTGLRELTEDDLDNALERLLAPRLTDLLRHRAPGHCMRNTDLDVALAGRLCDSVRRALGPNGQVYVLAGADSAAGGNSVTSTKLIELRNPDAHGDPRPPLLVFVPPGARASAEDSFGIATFEQIELGDVYADLAAHLLAELPPALRDGVIEVFGVLRERRWVYASAIARARYLLTVIQNDSDPQAAGAAIFELGLVPDFALFTDLRSVRTWTVRNLESTLTIVESARPARQRVVELELTDPAFRARLADFLVTSSASTEAAGLTDPRRWARRIVVDRANWRFSFQQWPLREVQATVALRITVGELDLPRAGTDPQHVDDPVLQNISGQLYLPAGTHGQNVLPVSFQVEPDPRQIAGLAKFAVELVPEDGGPTGVATKVKVSTVAKSTYRANLRNLRAAGLAAGWHYVRVLPVDSEGIPLPVETTRPDQPGNESDRFFVVPDGDIDEPEPRQNRRDIGLTHALLRCAFNAPGDAVEVHHRAWQHDGDLVEVSFGAAGRVTIPLSPALTRIQRAILTEPRRLAHWRVLSGNGADPGAAEAQPLAWPDHLVDVVGRFHAARHAVSTAVRGDQEYVVEGCDLRDIREASREYAERYAELIAWQLRRAERASPDELPARLRELSEILRVDTVAVDHTDAYGVRSEVLLVAPTHPLRLLWLVTWAELGQRWLNDIRDREPDAAESAQQALFQLTPTGFPLTVPRSGGRLAVAAEGPFTYWGVYLPSDTADPQEVLAGVATTLRLPDPAGRPDAGLTGRRLADRIERYLRLHPYVTTLALNAVNAGRAEHLADALVELQGRVECADLCYDIRLFLPDPGHPDAGSALASLLDGTWSTAAEAETFHVPLPGIVPKLSVALRPLTEFRSAAGDTSAHLTVFFDAFGGEQIDTAPPLPPVPAPVHGLRQDLTLEYGQDAELTSWRKRPRHGPAHPIPGAEELSDLLSSLPALISASTATVSTGEPGTRAVPRITLSLTAQDRALLHKAHTVSDWVLTIDRTLGLDYFDEPGSGERLHYVIDHDSELGNPLGHHVVISSRSVEELRALLDPVIRQHGFPVDERHVASFFDQLRLLSGRLALKLASTTPTQRTEVFGLALARLYLEYQGVLSDQVLLPLDSHLDLYQETRRRADAVGERTRLHRSDLALFSLDARRRTITCRLVEVKSYSTLADPGAYQQLKDRMQAQLDGSQRVIAEHFDPEHHHPDRVDRVLHNHRLATILRFYLDRAVRHRIMHPTAAAEARWLIDRLDEGYHLEFTRTGLIFDLNGHGCDTEHEAGTEFHRVGRELIQELITAIPTDPASLTGERPEGVTLVGEELSVPRLWTAAFRAPSRNHDVPAGATAADDGTTTKGTTGAAATSAPLSGSEGHPGSHMDDPGPPTGPLSQDGTAPGDDKQPVRRVPSQATAPVDESVRTDAGSAGTNTPEVVARPDVVLGATRDSPQFGLLGESAGLKVALDLNETHTISLFGVQGGGKSYTLGTIMEMALLPAPPVNVVPHPLATIVFHYSQTQEYAPEFTSMVEPNDDPDQARDLQNQYGIAPRGLSDVVMLVPEDQLTQRRFEYPHLTVLPLKFGSAELRAEHWRFLMGAVGNQSTYIRQLQRIMRAHRNDLRIDVIRQGIDASGLPDHLKQLAQQRLDLATQYVDDEARIKDLVRPGRMIIVDLRDEFVEKDEALGLFVVLMQLFAEARSGERRFNKLVVFDEAHKYIDSPDLVAGLVESVREMRHKGMSVLVASQDPPSVPISLIELSNHIILHKFTSPAWLKHLQKANAALSGLTPGKMADLTPGEGYVWSSRATNHTFTTKAIKIRTRQRITKHGGGTKTAVEQRPFE, from the coding sequence GTGAGCACGGGGCTACGAGAACTGACCGAGGACGACCTCGACAACGCGCTGGAGCGGCTGCTCGCTCCCCGGCTGACCGACTTGCTGCGACACCGTGCACCCGGCCATTGCATGCGGAACACCGATCTCGACGTGGCGCTCGCGGGCCGACTCTGCGACAGTGTCCGCCGCGCATTGGGTCCGAACGGGCAGGTGTACGTCCTGGCCGGCGCGGACTCCGCTGCCGGTGGCAACTCCGTCACCAGCACCAAGCTGATCGAGCTACGGAATCCCGACGCACACGGCGACCCCCGGCCGCCACTACTGGTCTTCGTTCCTCCGGGCGCTCGGGCCAGCGCAGAGGACTCCTTCGGCATCGCCACCTTCGAGCAGATCGAACTCGGCGACGTGTACGCCGATCTGGCCGCCCATCTGCTAGCGGAGCTTCCCCCGGCGCTGCGCGACGGTGTGATCGAGGTCTTCGGGGTACTTCGGGAGCGCCGGTGGGTGTACGCCTCGGCGATCGCCCGCGCCCGCTACCTGCTCACCGTGATTCAGAACGACAGCGACCCGCAGGCCGCGGGAGCCGCGATCTTCGAACTCGGCCTGGTCCCCGACTTCGCGCTCTTCACCGACCTGCGCAGCGTCCGCACCTGGACCGTCCGCAACCTGGAGAGCACCCTTACCATCGTCGAATCGGCCCGGCCAGCGCGGCAGCGGGTCGTCGAACTGGAGCTGACCGACCCGGCATTCCGGGCGCGGCTGGCCGACTTTCTCGTCACGTCCAGCGCGTCGACCGAAGCCGCCGGTCTGACCGATCCCCGCCGCTGGGCCCGCCGAATCGTCGTCGATCGGGCGAACTGGCGATTTTCCTTCCAACAGTGGCCGCTGCGCGAGGTGCAGGCCACCGTTGCGCTCCGGATCACAGTTGGCGAGCTGGATCTGCCCCGTGCGGGCACCGACCCGCAGCACGTCGACGATCCGGTACTCCAGAACATCAGCGGCCAGCTCTACCTCCCGGCCGGGACGCACGGTCAGAACGTGCTTCCGGTCAGCTTCCAGGTTGAACCGGACCCGCGACAGATCGCCGGCCTCGCCAAGTTCGCCGTGGAGCTCGTTCCCGAGGACGGCGGGCCGACGGGTGTGGCCACCAAGGTCAAGGTCAGCACCGTCGCCAAATCGACGTACCGAGCGAATCTCAGGAACCTTCGCGCGGCCGGGCTGGCCGCGGGCTGGCACTACGTGCGGGTGCTGCCGGTCGACTCGGAGGGCATCCCACTTCCCGTCGAGACCACGCGGCCCGACCAGCCCGGCAACGAGAGCGATCGTTTCTTCGTCGTGCCGGACGGAGACATCGACGAGCCGGAGCCGCGGCAGAACCGGCGCGACATCGGACTCACTCACGCCCTCCTACGCTGCGCCTTCAACGCGCCCGGTGACGCCGTCGAGGTGCACCATCGGGCCTGGCAGCACGACGGTGATCTGGTCGAGGTCAGCTTCGGGGCGGCCGGGCGGGTCACCATCCCGCTCTCCCCGGCACTGACCCGGATTCAACGCGCCATCCTCACCGAGCCCCGACGTCTCGCCCACTGGCGGGTGCTGTCCGGCAACGGCGCCGATCCGGGTGCGGCGGAAGCGCAGCCGCTGGCTTGGCCAGACCATCTCGTCGATGTGGTCGGCCGATTCCATGCCGCGCGGCACGCCGTCTCGACGGCTGTCCGAGGCGATCAGGAGTACGTGGTCGAAGGCTGCGACCTGCGCGACATCCGGGAAGCCAGCCGCGAGTACGCCGAGCGCTACGCCGAACTAATCGCCTGGCAGCTCCGGCGGGCCGAACGTGCCTCGCCCGACGAACTCCCCGCCCGCCTGCGCGAGCTCTCCGAGATTCTCCGGGTGGACACCGTCGCCGTCGACCACACGGATGCGTACGGTGTCCGCTCCGAGGTCCTGCTGGTCGCTCCCACCCATCCGCTCCGACTTCTCTGGCTCGTTACCTGGGCCGAGTTGGGCCAACGGTGGCTCAACGACATCCGGGACCGGGAACCGGACGCGGCGGAGAGCGCGCAGCAGGCGTTGTTCCAGCTCACTCCCACCGGCTTTCCACTCACTGTCCCGCGTTCGGGCGGTCGGCTGGCGGTCGCAGCGGAGGGCCCGTTCACCTACTGGGGGGTGTATCTGCCGTCGGACACCGCCGACCCGCAGGAGGTCCTGGCGGGCGTCGCCACCACCCTACGGCTGCCGGACCCAGCCGGACGTCCGGATGCCGGCCTGACCGGTCGACGACTCGCTGATCGCATCGAACGTTATCTGCGGCTCCATCCCTACGTCACGACGCTGGCTCTGAACGCGGTCAACGCTGGCCGGGCCGAACACCTCGCGGACGCCCTCGTCGAGTTACAGGGTCGAGTCGAGTGCGCGGACCTCTGCTACGACATCCGGCTCTTCCTGCCCGACCCGGGTCACCCCGACGCTGGATCCGCTCTCGCCAGTCTCCTGGACGGCACCTGGAGCACAGCAGCCGAGGCGGAAACGTTCCACGTGCCGCTCCCGGGCATCGTACCGAAGCTTTCGGTCGCGCTGCGGCCGCTCACCGAGTTCCGATCCGCGGCCGGCGACACCTCGGCGCATCTGACCGTGTTCTTCGACGCCTTCGGTGGCGAACAGATCGATACGGCACCCCCGCTGCCCCCCGTCCCGGCGCCCGTCCACGGGCTCCGCCAGGACCTGACACTGGAGTACGGGCAGGACGCCGAGCTGACCTCGTGGCGGAAACGGCCCCGGCACGGCCCGGCCCATCCGATACCCGGGGCCGAGGAGCTCTCCGATCTACTCTCTTCCCTTCCGGCACTGATCTCCGCTAGCACCGCCACCGTCTCCACCGGCGAGCCCGGTACCCGGGCGGTGCCACGAATCACCCTCTCGCTCACCGCGCAGGACCGTGCGCTGCTCCACAAAGCGCATACCGTCAGCGACTGGGTGCTCACCATCGACCGCACCCTGGGCCTCGACTACTTCGACGAGCCGGGCAGTGGCGAGCGCCTGCACTACGTCATCGACCACGACTCGGAACTCGGTAATCCGCTCGGCCACCACGTGGTGATCAGTTCGCGGTCCGTCGAGGAGTTGCGCGCGCTGCTGGACCCCGTCATCCGGCAGCACGGCTTTCCGGTCGACGAACGGCACGTCGCCTCCTTCTTCGACCAGCTCCGGCTTCTCTCCGGGCGGCTCGCGCTCAAGCTCGCCTCGACCACGCCGACCCAGCGGACCGAGGTGTTCGGTCTTGCTCTGGCGCGGCTGTACCTGGAATATCAGGGAGTCCTGTCGGATCAGGTGCTGCTTCCGTTGGACTCTCATCTGGATCTCTACCAGGAGACGCGCCGCCGTGCCGACGCCGTCGGCGAACGCACCCGGCTGCACCGGAGCGATCTCGCCCTGTTCAGCCTGGATGCCCGCCGTCGGACGATTACCTGCCGGCTGGTGGAGGTAAAGAGCTATTCGACGCTGGCTGACCCGGGCGCATACCAGCAGCTGAAGGATCGGATGCAGGCGCAGCTCGACGGTAGCCAGCGTGTTATCGCCGAGCACTTCGACCCCGAACACCACCACCCGGACCGGGTGGACCGGGTGCTGCACAACCACCGTCTGGCCACGATCCTCCGCTTCTACCTCGATCGGGCTGTCCGTCATCGGATCATGCACCCGACGGCGGCAGCAGAGGCACGCTGGCTCATCGATCGGCTCGACGAGGGCTACCACCTCGAGTTCACTCGTACCGGTCTGATCTTCGACCTCAATGGTCACGGCTGCGACACCGAGCACGAGGCGGGTACCGAGTTCCACCGGGTTGGCCGGGAACTGATCCAGGAACTGATCACAGCGATTCCCACCGACCCCGCCAGCCTGACGGGGGAACGACCCGAGGGCGTGACGCTGGTCGGGGAAGAGCTCTCCGTACCCCGGCTCTGGACGGCCGCGTTCCGTGCGCCCTCGCGAAATCATGATGTTCCCGCCGGCGCTACTGCCGCCGATGACGGTACGACGACGAAGGGTACTACTGGCGCCGCGGCAACGTCGGCGCCCCTCAGCGGTAGCGAAGGTCATCCCGGTTCTCATATGGACGACCCAGGGCCGCCGACCGGACCGCTCAGCCAGGACGGGACTGCTCCCGGCGACGACAAGCAGCCTGTCCGCCGGGTACCCAGTCAGGCCACCGCCCCCGTCGATGAGTCTGTGAGAACTGACGCCGGCTCTGCGGGCACGAACACGCCCGAGGTGGTGGCTCGCCCGGACGTAGTATTGGGCGCGACCCGCGACTCGCCTCAGTTCGGGCTGTTGGGCGAAAGCGCCGGGCTCAAGGTGGCACTTGACCTGAACGAGACACACACCATCAGTCTCTTCGGCGTCCAGGGCGGTGGAAAAAGCTACACCCTCGGCACCATCATGGAGATGGCCCTGCTTCCGGCTCCACCGGTCAATGTGGTGCCACATCCGCTGGCGACCATCGTCTTCCATTACAGCCAGACCCAGGAATATGCTCCGGAGTTCACGAGCATGGTGGAGCCAAATGACGATCCCGATCAAGCGCGAGATCTCCAGAACCAGTACGGCATCGCCCCGCGGGGGCTTTCCGACGTCGTTATGCTCGTACCCGAGGACCAGCTTACGCAGCGCCGATTCGAGTACCCACATCTCACGGTACTACCCCTGAAGTTCGGCTCCGCCGAGCTTCGCGCCGAGCACTGGCGTTTCCTCATGGGGGCAGTGGGCAATCAGTCGACTTACATCCGGCAGCTACAGCGGATCATGCGAGCGCATCGAAACGATCTACGAATCGACGTCATTCGTCAGGGGATTGACGCCTCAGGCCTGCCGGATCACCTCAAGCAGCTGGCACAACAGCGCCTCGATCTCGCCACCCAATACGTCGATGACGAGGCTCGCATCAAGGACCTGGTCCGTCCCGGCCGGATGATTATTGTGGACCTGCGCGATGAGTTTGTCGAGAAGGACGAGGCGCTCGGCCTCTTTGTGGTGCTCATGCAGCTTTTCGCCGAGGCTCGAAGCGGGGAGCGGCGATTCAACAAACTTGTGGTTTTCGACGAGGCACACAAGTACATTGACAGCCCTGACCTGGTCGCTGGACTCGTGGAAAGCGTCCGGGAGATGCGACACAAAGGCATGAGCGTGCTAGTCGCGAGCCAGGACCCGCCGTCCGTGCCCATCTCGTTGATCGAACTATCGAATCATATCATTCTACACAAATTCACGTCACCAGCCTGGCTCAAGCATTTACAGAAGGCAAACGCCGCCTTGTCAGGCCTCACCCCTGGCAAGATGGCTGATCTCACACCCGGCGAAGGGTATGTTTGGTCTAGTCGAGCTACAAACCATACGTTCACCACTAAAGCAATCAAGATTCGGACTCGACAGCGCATCACCAAGCATGGCGGAGGCACCAAGACCGCGGTAGAGCAACGCCCCTTCGAGTGA